DNA from Planctomycetia bacterium:
AATCAAGCCACCCCATTTACCTCGGCTGTTGGCCGTCTCAAGACTTGGTTCAGGATACGTCATCAGCCAGTTTTTAATGGCTTCGCTCGCCAGAAGTTGTGTAGCAAACAATACACCCAGGCAAAAGAACACGATGCCCAGGATGCCCATGATTCTTCGCTGAATATGATCACGTTCACGGCTGGCGTGATACAGCATGATGATAATGCCAAGCACAAACAGTGGAATGGCCAACGGGTAGATGCGTGACGATGGTTCCGTGGTCAGTCCAGCGCCTTCCGTGGCAGCTTTGACGGGCGACAGATAAACCCATGCATTCCACAGGTACATGAGCAAGCCAAGAATAAAGGCAGCTTTGCCTGCCAGACCGACAACCCTGACCCATGCTGGCGTATCCTGGTCAACACGGGATGGCGTGCTGAAACTCGCATCATTCTGTTTGAGAGTATCTTGACTCATACTGTTCGATTCCATGGCATTGTAATCTGAATCAAGCAGCGGAACTTCGCTGGGTGGTAATCTGCATGAACAGATCACGGAGCGATTGACGTTTCAAATCGAGACGGCGCAATACAGCACCTCGTTCTGCAACGCGAGAGGCAACTGCTTCCCGGATGTCAGTATTTTCACGAGTTTGAATTTCAAACGCGTGAACTCCTGCATCGACCATCTCTGCAGTGATGGGTTTCACCGCGGTCACTCCATCGAGTGATTGAAGTGCTTGCTTCAGGTCAACCGATGAACCACGTGCTTCGATGACGATGCTCGTTTCCTTCTGCAGTGCATCCAGCCGATCATCGAGTGCCAGCTTGCCTTGCGAAATAATGATGACCCGCTGGCAGGTCTCTTCAACCTCCGGCAGAATATGAGTAGACAGCAGCACCGTATGCTGTTGCCCTAGTTCACGAATCAGCTTCAGTGTTTCGTTCTGTTGATTGGGATCAAGCCCTGCGGTTGGCTCATCAAGAATCAATAAAGGGGGATCAGACAAAAGGGCATCGGCTAATCCGACACGTTGCCGATACCCTCGCGATAACGTGCCCACCAGGCGTCGGCGAACACCTTCCAGACGACAGCGATCAATGGTGTAATCGATCCGTTCACGTCGCTTACTTCGGTCAACCCCTTTGATCTGAGCCCTGAACTGCAGGTATTCAATCACTCGCATTTCAGCGTACAGCGGTACATTCTCAGGAAGGTAGCCCAGGTTTTCACGTACCTTCATCGAATCATTCATAATGTCGTAGCCCGCAATCGTAGCGGTGCCACTGGTTGCAGGAATATACGTAGTCAGAATTCTCATGGTGGTCGATTTCCCGGCGCCATTAGGGCCGAGGAAGCCGACTACTTCCCCTTTTTTGACTGAGAAACTGACATTATCTACAGCGATGACCTGGCCAAACTGTTTCGTCAGTTGGTGAACTTCGATCATATGACTCATGAATGAGACTTTCCCATGAGGAGTGATAACGCGAGGACTATAATTCTAAGGAAAGTCGACAGTAGATATTTCTCCCTGCCGTCAGGCATTGGCAGCCTGAATTGCCGATGAATCGACACCGAAAATTTTAGTAGTCAGCGTGAGTATTGTCTACCAGCCTTTTAAATAACTGTTTTTGTCAGAATGAGTGGCACTGCCTCGGTGCTTAGTCGCTGAAGTATCCGTGCAAGGCATCGCAACCAGTGGTTTTTATCACTTGGTTGCCCACCCAACGGTGATCCACTCTTTGAGTCGCTCCGGCGTTTTGAAGAACTCAATCTTGCGATGGGTGTATTTAACATCGGGGTTGGGATCCATGACAGCAAGCCCATCTGCATCGGAAACGCCATAGACGACGACTGCATGTCGCATGACGTTTGAAAAATACGTCATGTAAAGATGACCGAACTTTTCCAGTTTGGTTCGCATGTAGGCAAGTGTCAACTTTGCGGGATCGAGGAAATCAATCTCCATGCCGTAGTCCAACGCTAACGTTCGGTAGGGCTCCATGGAGTGTCCCTTCAGAGAGCCATCGCTATCTTCCTGGTCCTTGTAGTCGTTGAGTAGTTTATCCTTAGTCTGTCGCCTTCTCCGCCAGGCGCTGCCATCAACTTCAGTGCTGATGCCATTCCAGGTGCCGCCTTTCTCGCCAAACACACCAACAACACAGGCCAGCCACGATTCCATAGCTGCAGCCCAGCAATGTGCTTCGCTGCCTTGGCTGACAAAGGGTGGATTAAACCGATAGAAATGAGCCATGACTTACTCCTTGTACGATGGGTACTACTATTTGAGCGTCATTTTAACGGAGATGGAGGACAAACGCTAAAGCAAAATGGGGCTATGTGGCACTGCACGGGTGCCACTGTTTCGGTACTTCGTAACAGTGCCAAGCCGGCAGTAGACTTCACTCGCTTCGCGAGTTGCTCGGGTGCCCTGGTTTGGTCGTACTCGACCTAACCAGGACGGAACTATCATATTCCTCGGCATTGTTAGCCGGAGTACCGCCAAACGATGGCACCCGTGCGTTGTAGCTTGCTGCTCGACAACCTCTGTGATAGTATCGTTTCAAATATGAGGAGTTTGTGTCATGTGGACTTCCAAACTACTTGTGGTCGTTTACGTGCTGTTCTTTCTTCAGGGCACCACTAGCACGCAAGAAATTGAATACTACCGGATCATCAACAAAGCGTCAGGAAAAGTGTTGGATGTCGAGAATGGCTCCGGAGACCTTCGCGCTAAAATTGTGCAGTTCACTCGTCAAGATCGATCCGAAACCCAGCAATGGCAGATCGTACCTTTCGGTAACTTCTGCCAAGTGGCAAATCGAAAAAGCAGCTATGTATTGGATGTGCCGAATCGAAGCATCATAGCAGGTGCCCCTCTGGTGCTATACACTTCGAATCCAAACCGTAAGGATAACCAGAATCAGCTTTGGAAGTTGAACAAAACCAAAGATGGCTATTTCTCTCTGGTGGTGTTACACAGCAACATGGTTCTTACTCTGGAGGAAAACTCCAAAGAGGACAACATCAAAGTTATTCAGGCAAAATTTGTGGGAAATGATACCCAATTATGGCAACTCGAATCAACCAAATCGAAGAAAGCATCGAATTCCAAACAGCCGCCTAAGAAGAAACAGTAGCCAGTTGAGTAGGTGGCACTGCTTCACGTACTCGTAAAGCAGTGCTGGAACACACGAAGATTTTGCACAACCAGCACTGCTTGCGGAATACCGAAAGCAGTGCCAGTGCGTTGACGAACTTCATGAATCAGGAGGTGGAAGTCCTTTCAGACAGTCGTTCTCCGGTCTGTAGCCAAGCGAGCTGGCGTCACCGAAAGGTGAAGTCAGGAGCCTCGGGAGGCGAAGGGGCAGTCCGCAGGAGTACGAACTCGATTCGGCAGGGTGGCACTGCTTCACGTACTCGTTAAGCAGTGCTGGGACACGCGAATATTCTGCACTTCCAGCACCGCTTGAGGAGTACCTAAAGCAGTGCCACTCCACCGTGCGGAGGACTGCCCTGGGCATCCACCTCTTCCTCATCGAGCAAGCCTTTCTATTTCCCAGGCATGCTCGCAACATTCCCCGAACGCAGGGCCATGTTGGCAAGGTGCGCAGCCGCAGCCGACGCTACACCTGTCTCCGCGGGGGCTGTTGGCGCCTTTCTGCTTTGGATGCAAGCGAGCCAATTCTCCAGATGCACTAACTCGCCATCAGGCTTGTCATAGAAGTCAGCCCCCTTGTAAGTGGGTTTGGTCGCAAGCACCTTGCTCTCCAGCGGGCCGCCGCCCTCGGGCTGGAATTCGTACCGACCTCTGTCCAGGTACAACGTGCCTTTGGTTCCCATCAGCGTCAGCATGGCACGGTAGTGAGCGTTGCTGAAAGTTCCTTCGTAGTGAACCTGAATGGGGGTTTGGTTGGCACGCGGATACTCCAGCAGCGTTTGCACGGTGTCCGGCGTTTCCCAGTCGCCTTGCGAATGCTGCGAGCTGCCCATCGACCAAGCCCGGCTCGGCTTGCTGACGCCCGCCATCCAGTGAAAAACATCCAGGAAGTGGACCATCAAGTCGGTGAAGAGTCCGCCGCCAAAGTCCCAGAACCAGCGCCATTCGCGCATGCGATAGGCATCGAAAGGCTGCTCGCGAGCCGTGCCGAGAAATGCCTTCCAATCCACCTGGTTGGGGCTGATATCGTATTTGGCCCGACCCCGCTGGGCGGCCCACCGATTCCAGGACAGATGGGCTTTGAAGATTTGACCGAGTTTCCCAGCCTTGACGTATTGCTCATACGCTTCGATCAGATGCGGCATGCTCCGTTGCTGCATGCCCACCTGCACGATGCGCTGATGCTGATTCTGCGCATCGATGACCGATTGCCCTTCTTCGAGATTATGCGTGAGAGGCTTCTCTACATAGACATCTTTGCCGGCCTGACAGGCGGCGATCGTCCACGGAACGTGCAGATGATCCGGCGTGGCAATCAGTACCGCCTGGATGTCTTTGCGATCAAGAATCCTGCGTCCATCACGATCCGCAACTACTTCTCTGCCGAGTTGCTTCTGGGTCGCAGCCAGCGCGCCATCCCACACATCAGCGATGGCTACCACCTCGGCATTTTGAGATTTCATCAAGGTTTGCAGCAGATGGCGACATCTGCCGCCCGTGCCGATCAGACCAATACGGATTCTGTCGAGGCAATTGGCGTGCGAGGAGGCAGCCCAACCCAGTGCAGTTCCTGCGGTTGTCATCACAAAGTGCCGGCGAGAGGGCATGGCATCGTTCCTTTGTTAGTTACGGCCAATTATGGAACCCGAGTGTTTTGCAACACTCTATCGAGTTTCTCGAGCGTTCGAAGGGTAGGTGAGTGTTTGCCGCTTTCCAATCGGGAAATCGTCTCCTGCCTCACTCCTGCCAGCTTAGCCAACTCTTCCTGCGTCAACCCGGCGGCCTGCCGCCGCTGCATGATATTGCGTGCCATGGAAACGCGGGCGAACTCCACTGCAGGCCGGTTGCCCTGGGCATCGGCCGGGGGGAAGGCCGGAAGGGGTGACGACAGGGTCCGGGCAGCACGTCTTTCTAATCGAAGCAGCTCTGTTTCTTCGATCAGAACATATCGTCTGCCCTTAACCAGTTGGATCATTCGTTTGGTGACTTGTGCAGGCATCAACTTAGTCCTCGTAAAAGCCGTCACGATGGCCGATCTTTTCGATGACTACCTGGTTGTCCGAAACGAAGAACTGCAACCGATAGTCACCCGTACGAAGTCGGTAATGGCCAGCCAAGTCGCCCCGAAGAGGTTTAGCTCCACTCACATTGGGCCAGTTACTGAGCCGATGAAAGAGTTTGTTGACACGTTGCTATATAACTAACGGCAACTCGATGAACTCTTGTTGTGCTTTCGCGCCGACAACAACCTCGAAAGGCATGAGTCACCCTTTCACAGACTAGTGAAGAGTGGCAAGTCGTGGCGCATGCTGACTAGCCGGCCCTTAATGATAAATACATCCTATCGCTTATGACAAACTTGTCAAGTTGCTTTGTGCGCTGGTGCCATAGTCTGGCCGTACTCGGCCGTCGAATTCTCGAAACAACTTTCGTTAGCCTCACTACGGATCAGTCGGCATCGTTTCCAATCAATCCAGTGCGGAGTTGATCGCCCTTGTAATGATTGAGTAGGCGGCGGTGAGGGAAATTGGCAAGAGTGCTTCTATGAGCCAGCATAGTTAGACGGAAATAACCTATGGCATGGGAGCATACCTGCCCGTCGGGGCAGCCGGGTGCCCGGATTAATTGCCCAAAGCGATCAGCCGTGGCAGGGTCGTGCGGTACTCCGCTCGACCCTGAAGTCTCGCGGAGAAGTTACTCCTCAGCAACAGGGTCGAGAATGAGTACATTCACGACCCTGCCACCACTTGTCAATCTCAAAATGATCCGGGCACTTGGCTGACGCATTTGGTCAGAAGAAGAGGATGTCTCCTTCAAGTTCGTTGAAATCCCAAAGCAGCGCTTCCAGGATGGCAATGATATCGTCGTAATCACGCAGAAACATATCCGCACCGGAACCGCCGATCAAGGTGTCAATGCCTGAATTGCCAGCCAGGTAGTCATTGCCTTCCCCCGCATTGATCACATCATCGCCCGCGCCGCCGTAGATGGTGTCGTCGCCTGCTCCCGTATTAATGAAATCATCGCCATCTTCACCGTATATGAGATCGTTTCCGTAACCGGTGGTAATCGTGTCGTTGCCTGCCGACCCCCAGTACTCCACGGATCCCGAAAAAGTGGAAGCATCTAGAATATCGTCACCGCTCGTGCCATACAAGCTGACGCCTTCAAGACTTGCGGCAGGGATGAGTACCCCATCCAGTTCGAAGAAAGTGTCTGTAACCAAGACGGTTTGATGATTCGATTGAAAGCTGATGAAGTCCACGCCCGATCCGCCGTCGAGCATGCTGTCGCTGATGTCTGCAGCCAGGAAATCGTCGCCCGCTTCACCAATGAGCTGATCGACGCCCTCGGCGCCGAAGAGAAAGTCAGGGCCATCACCACCCAGCAAAATATCATCACCTTCATCGCCAACCAGTTCATCGTTACTGGGGCCGCCCAGCAAGAGATCGTTGCCTTCGCCACCATAGAGCAGATTGTTTCCACCGTATCCTCCGGAGAGCCTATCATTCCCTTCAAACCCGGTGAACCAGACGCCTCCTCCAAATGAGCCAGCCAGCAGGGTGTCATCGCCACTGGTACCATTGATGACATAGAAATCCATGTCGATAGCGCGAACGGTATGATTGGCAAGAAATACGCGTGTATTCGTTATATTTGCTTGTGAGACACTCTCGACGAATGTGACAATATCATACCCTGTTCCACCCACCCAGCGAATATCCTGCTCATCGACTTCGAAGAAACCATCTCCCTCACCGCCGATCAGAATGTCTGCTCCCTCCCCACCTGTCAAAAAATCAAGTTCGCCGTGTGCCCGAATGATATCGTCGCCAGCATCTCCATAGAGATAATCCATCATGTTGGAGCCGTGAATGGTATCATTGCCGTCTCCGCCGAAGATGTAGATACCAGCGCTGTTGACATCAAAGGGAGCAGAACGCACATCGATAAAGTCATCGCCTTCATCCCCATAAATGCTGAGCGATGAGGCAGCAATTATTCGATCATTGCCTGGCCCGCCATGTATGCTGTCAAAGTAGTAGCTGGAATACTGTCCACGTGAAACAATGTTGTCATCCCCCTCGCCGCCATCCAACTGAATACTCTGCGCAATCGTACGAATGACATCATTCCCGCCCAGTGCTCTCACTTTGACAGAATATCCCGGAAACTGGTCGAAATCAAAGACATCGTCGTTCTCACTTCCCGTAACATCGAGCGCGCCGATGTTGAGGTAGTTCTGTCCTGTGAGAATGTTTCCATTCATATTGATTCGCGTGGCGGTAACACGAAGCGTACCTGAGAAGGAATCAAATGCCAGGACATTGTTGCCGCCGCCACCATTGAACGAAAGATCGAACTCATCGCCGTGCAGAACATCTTCATCAGCCAGACCATTCAGTCGATCCGCACCAGCATCTCCATAAATAACATCATGGCCCACGGTGCCCGTTACCACATCATCTCCTGGACCACCGTGTATGATCGTTGGCAGGAACTGACCCGGGAAAGTTGGCTCAGGATCACGCAGGTTGAATAGATCAATCTGATCGTTGCCTTCCATTCCATTGACGATCAGTTGTTCCGGTAGATGAACGCCGAACCCGTTGCTGAATAACTTGCCGGTATAACTAAGCACTGTCTCACCGTTCAAGTACACTTCAGCGCGGTAAAGGGTTGAACCTTCAATCGGGAACATTGCAGAAGTAATAACATCGGGGCCTGGTGTTCCGTTAATCACTATCGCAGGTACTGTGCGATCTTCCAGAACTTCCAGTTGCAATGGAATTCTACGTAAACCTTTAGCGTTTCGAGGAGTGAACATAGTAACCTCAGAATTGAAAAAGTCGTATTAGCAGGTCGATATACTAATCTCTCTGAAACTGATTGCAAACAAAATTACGTTATGCTGAGTTCTAGCGTTCTAGCGGCAGGGTGGCTCTGATTTACCATAGACGGTTGCCGTGCCACTGCTTCACCTACTCGTTAAGCAGTGCTGGACCTCGCGAAATCTATGCATAACACAGCACTGCTTTCGGAATACCGAAAGCAGTGCCACAACCAGAGTTACTTATCGTTGATACACCAGCGTCACATAATTCGTAATGCTTTCATACTTCTTCCCCTGGTGTTCGCCGGATTCCTTGACGATGTGTCTGGCACGCAAGCCATACAGACCTTTGGGGGCGTCTTTCATATCGAAAGTGACGACGCCTTCCTTGTTCGTTTTGCCTTTGAGTTCTTTGAATCCATCGGGACCAACGAGAACGACTTCGGAGTCTACTACCGGATCGCCTTCATATTCCACGATAAACGTTCCAGTCTTGTCTTCACGAGCTTGCAAAGGCTGACAATGGAAACAGGCGGAGTCTTTCAAGTCGCCATTCTTGTAAATGCAGTAATAGTTCAAGAGCATGGGCGGATTGTTGCCCCGCTGGAATACGCCGTAGGTACACTTGCCTCGAATGACATGGGATTTTTCTGGGAATGCGGCAACGAAGGCTGCGGTTCCCTTTTCCATCGACAGATCAACATGCTTGGTGGCTGGATCGTGAACGTAGAGACCAGTTTGCTTTACTTTGTCAATCAGCTCGGCATTGTCCACATCGGGAGCCAGCTTATCACTGAAGACCAGCTTCACGGTGTTAGGCTTGTCGCCAGGCAACAGCCAGAGGAAATGAGCATGGCAGATGCTGGACAGCATCAGCGAGGTTAAAAGTGCAACAGCAAGACGCAACATGGCAGTCTCCAGAAACATTGACTTTTTTGTCCTTATTAAACTAAGAGACGGATTCTTTATTTCCAGAGGCATGGGAAAATCTCAGAGACTGTTGGCAATCATGCTGGTTCGTCGGTTTAATAGAGAAGTAGTTCCCTCTCCCCCTCGGGGAGAGGGTTAGGGTGAGGGGTTTTATCTCATGGCGTAAGCCTATCGTGTTACGATCATTTGCAATCAAGACGATGGGCTTACGCCACAAAAATTTCCCCTCACCCCCCAGCCCCTCTCCCCAGGAGGGAGAGGGGGATAAATCGAAACACGAGGTCAGTGTGTTTTCCAAACAACTTCCGCTGGCAGCGTTGATTGAACATTGTCGGGCCACCCGTCACATGCTGGAGACAGGTTTGACGTTGCCACAGGTCATGAGTCATCAGGCAAAATCAGGACCGGCTGCCATGAAACCGGTAGCCAAAAGGCTGGCTGCCAGCCTGAAAGCGGGAGAAAGCCTGCAGGATGCCTTGGAAGAGGAAAAAGAGTATTTTCCCCCACTCTATCTATCCTTGGGTGCAGTTGCAGAAGAGACAGGCAATCTTCCTGAAGTGCTTCGAGAGTTGGAACACTTCTTTTCCATGCAACTCAGTCTCTGGAAGAAATTTGTTGCCCAGATCACCTGGCCTTGCATTCAGTTCGTGCTGGCAACGCTGGTTGTCACACTTCTGATCTGGCTGTTAGGTATTCTGGGTGATGGCAAACATGGCATGAGCGTCTTTGGTCTGCAGGGATCCAAGGGAGCAGCCATCTTCTTCTTTGGCGTTTGGGGATTTGTTCTTGCCATCTTCGTGGGAATCTATGTTTTGCGAAATGTTGTGGGGCGTGGGCCGTTGATTGATGGCATGGCATTGAAGCTCTATGCACTGGGGCCAACACTCGAAGCATTGGCATTAGCCCGGTTTTCCCTGGGCATGTCGGTGACACAGGAAGCAGGAGTAGCTCCGGAAACCGGCATCAAGCTGGCCTTGGAATCTACCAGTAATCATGCCTACATCGCCAGGGTGGTTCCTGCTCAGTCGATGCTGAAAAGTGGTGAAACCCTGGCAGATACCCTGCGGGAGCAGCATATTTTCCCCGAAGTGTTTGTGGATGTGGTTCACACTGCCGAAGTGAGCGGCAAAGAGCCTGAAACCTTTGCCCGTCAGGCAAAACAATACAGCGAGATTGCTGAAGCACGTCTCAAAATACTCGCTACCGCAGCCTATTGGCTCGTCTGGCTGATGGTAGCCATCTTTATCATCGTTCTGATTTTCAACATCTTCAGCCAATATGTCAGTGCTCTGAGCGGAATTGGATAAACTTGGCATCCAGTTTGCGTTAGAATGTAAATACATCATGCAGACTCGCAATCCTGCATCGTTGAGGAATTAATCATGCCGCAAGCCGTAGCAGATCCGGAAGCGCTCAAGCGTTTCGCGCAACAGTTGCAGAACTTCACACAGACTATCCAGACCGGGCAAACCGTGCTGCAGGCACAACTCAATGCCCTGGGTGATACCTGGCGTGACCAGGAGCACGAAAAGTTTCTGACAGCGTTTCAGGAACTGAAAATCATGGTGCAGCGATTTACCGCTGCGGCCACCGAGCACGTGCCGTTCCTGCATCGCAAAGCCAAGCGCATTGAAGAATATCTGCAGCAGCGATGAGCAGACGCGTCAGCCAGCCGATTAGCCGTGGCAGGGTTATTCGGTACTCCGAATGACCCTGCTGGATGTGCAAAACTCAGTAGTTTTGCAGGGTCATGCATGAGTACATGCATAACCCTGCCACATCTCTCGGCATTAAATAGTCACATCACTCAAGTGATGTAGGAGTATTTGTGGTGATGGAGGTGCTATGAGTTCCGGAGCCAATGTAACTTCCGTCGATGCCTTGACCGAATTCCGTGCTGCCTGGGTCGATTTGCAGGAAAAGATCATCATTGCACTCTCAACCACCGAAGGTGAGATAACTTCAGCCTTTCGTTTTCTTGAGCAGCAGCAGCAGCATTGGAAAATGGAAGAACTGAAAAGGCATGAAGCCTACGTGGAAGCGAAACAGATTCTCAAGCGCAAGGAACTGGGCCGCGCTTTCGGTCACAAAATCGACGCCACCGTTGCAGAAGAAGACGCCCGGAAAGCCAAGGTAAAAT
Protein-coding regions in this window:
- a CDS encoding ATP-binding cassette domain-containing protein; protein product: MIEVHQLTKQFGQVIAVDNVSFSVKKGEVVGFLGPNGAGKSTTMRILTTYIPATSGTATIAGYDIMNDSMKVRENLGYLPENVPLYAEMRVIEYLQFRAQIKGVDRSKRRERIDYTIDRCRLEGVRRRLVGTLSRGYRQRVGLADALLSDPPLLILDEPTAGLDPNQQNETLKLIRELGQQHTVLLSTHILPEVEETCQRVIIISQGKLALDDRLDALQKETSIVIEARGSSVDLKQALQSLDGVTAVKPITAEMVDAGVHAFEIQTRENTDIREAVASRVAERGAVLRRLDLKRQSLRDLFMQITTQRSSAA
- a CDS encoding RICIN domain-containing protein; the encoded protein is MWTSKLLVVVYVLFFLQGTTSTQEIEYYRIINKASGKVLDVENGSGDLRAKIVQFTRQDRSETQQWQIVPFGNFCQVANRKSSYVLDVPNRSIIAGAPLVLYTSNPNRKDNQNQLWKLNKTKDGYFSLVVLHSNMVLTLEENSKEDNIKVIQAKFVGNDTQLWQLESTKSKKASNSKQPPKKKQ
- a CDS encoding Gfo/Idh/MocA family oxidoreductase, which produces MPSRRHFVMTTAGTALGWAASSHANCLDRIRIGLIGTGGRCRHLLQTLMKSQNAEVVAIADVWDGALAATQKQLGREVVADRDGRRILDRKDIQAVLIATPDHLHVPWTIAACQAGKDVYVEKPLTHNLEEGQSVIDAQNQHQRIVQVGMQQRSMPHLIEAYEQYVKAGKLGQIFKAHLSWNRWAAQRGRAKYDISPNQVDWKAFLGTAREQPFDAYRMREWRWFWDFGGGLFTDLMVHFLDVFHWMAGVSKPSRAWSMGSSQHSQGDWETPDTVQTLLEYPRANQTPIQVHYEGTFSNAHYRAMLTLMGTKGTLYLDRGRYEFQPEGGGPLESKVLATKPTYKGADFYDKPDGELVHLENWLACIQSRKAPTAPAETGVASAAAAHLANMALRSGNVASMPGK
- a CDS encoding helix-turn-helix transcriptional regulator, whose protein sequence is MARNIMQRRQAAGLTQEELAKLAGVRQETISRLESGKHSPTLRTLEKLDRVLQNTRVP
- a CDS encoding type II secretion system F family protein, which codes for MFSKQLPLAALIEHCRATRHMLETGLTLPQVMSHQAKSGPAAMKPVAKRLAASLKAGESLQDALEEEKEYFPPLYLSLGAVAEETGNLPEVLRELEHFFSMQLSLWKKFVAQITWPCIQFVLATLVVTLLIWLLGILGDGKHGMSVFGLQGSKGAAIFFFGVWGFVLAIFVGIYVLRNVVGRGPLIDGMALKLYALGPTLEALALARFSLGMSVTQEAGVAPETGIKLALESTSNHAYIARVVPAQSMLKSGETLADTLREQHIFPEVFVDVVHTAEVSGKEPETFARQAKQYSEIAEARLKILATAAYWLVWLMVAIFIIVLIFNIFSQYVSALSGIG
- a CDS encoding WXG100 family type VII secretion target, giving the protein MPQAVADPEALKRFAQQLQNFTQTIQTGQTVLQAQLNALGDTWRDQEHEKFLTAFQELKIMVQRFTAAATEHVPFLHRKAKRIEEYLQQR